One Oncorhynchus masou masou isolate Uvic2021 chromosome 27, UVic_Omas_1.1, whole genome shotgun sequence genomic window carries:
- the LOC135515413 gene encoding uncharacterized protein LOC135515413, giving the protein MVVSLSKQQGAESKMTSTSRLMTLSEPQRDRPLSKRSPHSSGLPPHSSGLPPHSSGLPPHSSGLPPHSSGLPPHSSGLPPHSPGLPPHSSGLPPHSSGLPPHSSGLPPHSSGLPPHSPGLPPHSSGLPPHSPGLPPHSPGLPPHSSGLPPHSPGLPPHSSGLPSHSSGLLPHSSCLLPHSPGLPPHSPGLPPHSPGLPPHSPGLLPHSPGLPPHSPGLPPHSPGLLPHSPDLPPHSSGLLPHSSGLLPHSPGLPPHSPGLPPHSPGLLPHSSGLPPHSPGLLPHSSGLPPHSPGLPPHSPGLPPHSSGLPPHSSGLPSHSSGLLPHSSCLLPHSPGLPPHSPGLPPHSSGLPPHSPGLPPHSPGLPPHSSGLPPHSSGLPSHSSGLLPHSSCLPPHSPGLPPHSPGLPPHSPGLPPHSPCLLPHSSGLPPHSPGLLPHSSGLPPHSPGLPPHSPGLPPHSPGLPPHSPGLPPHSPGLLPNSSGLPPHSPGLLPHSPGLPPHSPGLLPNSSGLPPHSPGLPPHSPGLPPHSPGLPPHLQTEGI; this is encoded by the coding sequence CAGAGGGACCGACCTCTTTCCAAGAGGAGTCCCCACTCCTCAGGCCTGCCTCCCCACTCCTCAGGCCTGCCTCCCCACTCCTCAGGCCTGCCTCCCCACTCCTCAGGCCTGCCTCCCCACTCCTCAGGCCTGCCTCCCCACTCCTCAGGCCTGCCTCCCCACTCCCCAGGCCTGCCTCCCCACTCCTCAGGCCTGCCTCCCCACTCCTCAGGCCTGCCTCCCCACTCCTCAGGCCTGCCTCCCCACTCCTCAGGCCTGCCTCCCCACTCCCCAGGCCTGCCTCCCCACTCCTCAGGCCTGCCTCCCCACTCCCCAGGCCTGCCTCCCCACTCCCCAGGCCTGCCTCCCCACTCCTCAGGCCTGCCTCCCCACTCCCCAGGCCTGCCTCCCCACTCCTCAGGCCTGCCTTCCCACTCCTCAGGCCTACTTCCCCACTCCTCATGCCTGCTTCCCCACTCCCCAGGCCTGCCTCCCCACTCCCCAGGCCTGCCTCCCCACTCCCCAGGCCTGCCTCCCCACTCCCCAGGCCTGCTTCCCCACTCCCCAGGCCTGCCTCCCCACTCCCCAGGCCTGCCTCCCCACTCCCCAGGCCTGCTTCCCCACTCCCCAGACCTGCCTCCCCACTCCTCAGGCCTGCTTCCCCACTCCTCAGGCCTGCTTCCCCACTCCCCAGGCCTGCCTCCCCACTCCCCAGGCCTGCCTCCCCACTCCCCAGGCCTGCTTCCCCACTCCTCAGGCCTGCCTCCCCACTCCCCAGGCCTGCTTCCCCACTCCTCAGGCCTGCCTCCCCACTCCCCAGGCCTGCCTCCCCACTCCCCAGGCCTGCCTCCCCACTCCTCAGGCCTGCCTCCCCACTCCTCAGGCCTGCCTTCCCACTCCTCAGGCCTACTTCCCCACTCCTCATGCCTGCTTCCCCACTCCCCAGGCCTGCCTCCCCACTCCCCAGGCCTGCCTCCCCACTCCTCAGGCCTGCCTCCCCACTCCCCAGGCCTGCCTCCCCACTCCCCAGGCCTGCCTCCCCACTCCTCAGGCCTGCCTCCCCACTCCTCAGGCCTGCCTTCCCACTCCTCAGGCCTACTTCCCCACTCCTCATGCCTGCCTCCCCACTCCCCAGGCCTGCCTCCCCACTCCCCAGGCCTGCCTCCCCACTCCCCAGGCCTGCCTCCCCACTCCCCATGCCTGCTTCCCCACTCCTCAGGCCTGCCTCCCCACTCCCCAGGCCTGCTTCCCCACTCCTCAGGCCTGCCTCCCCACTCCCCAGGCCTGCCTCCCCACTCCCCAGGCCTGCCTCCCCACTCCCCAGGCCTGCCTCCCCACTCCCCAGGCCTGCCTCCCCACTCCCCAGGCCTGCTTCCCAACTCCTCAGGCCTGCCTCCCCACTCCCCAGGCCTGCTTCCCCACTCCCCAGGCCTGCCTCCCCACTCCCCAGGCCTGCTTCCCAACTCCTCAGGCCTGCCTCCCCACTCCCCAGGCCTGCCTCCCCACTCCCCAGGCCTGCCTCCCCACTCCCCAGGCCTGCCTCCCCACTTGCAGACAGAAGGCATTTAG